One Amorphoplanes digitatis genomic window carries:
- a CDS encoding universal stress protein codes for MSTRAIIVGTDGTESSKAAVDWAAREARLRHLPLRIMHVFEWVWVDAHYDIGGESLDFARGFAEAVSAAALDRARAVAPEIECTRDTVVGHATPELIAASQGAELMVLGHRGRGGFAGLGLGSVSQRVATHAKCPVVVVRGDGDFVEGPVVVGVDDSPAADHVLETAFEVAAGRDCVLTVVRAYLPAVPSWLARVRATEVETPEQDAAERARLEEEVAPWRDKFPDVPVEIVLTHDSAASALVGLSSRACLVIVGSHGHGVLAGALLGSAGLQLLHHASCPVYVVRHGSRRIGGTPRPRV; via the coding sequence ATGAGCACCCGAGCCATCATCGTCGGCACCGACGGCACCGAGTCGAGCAAGGCAGCCGTGGACTGGGCGGCCCGCGAGGCCCGGCTTCGGCACCTGCCACTGCGCATCATGCACGTCTTCGAGTGGGTCTGGGTCGACGCACACTACGACATCGGCGGTGAGTCGCTCGACTTCGCCCGCGGTTTCGCCGAAGCCGTCTCGGCCGCCGCCCTCGACCGGGCGCGGGCCGTCGCGCCGGAGATCGAGTGCACCCGTGACACGGTCGTCGGCCACGCGACCCCCGAGCTGATCGCCGCGTCGCAGGGCGCGGAGCTCATGGTGCTGGGCCATCGGGGCCGCGGCGGCTTCGCCGGGCTGGGGCTCGGCTCGGTGAGTCAGCGGGTGGCGACCCACGCCAAGTGTCCGGTGGTCGTCGTGCGCGGCGACGGTGACTTCGTCGAAGGGCCCGTGGTGGTCGGCGTCGACGACTCCCCTGCGGCCGACCACGTCCTGGAGACCGCCTTCGAGGTGGCGGCCGGCCGCGACTGTGTCCTGACCGTCGTCCGGGCGTACCTGCCGGCGGTCCCGTCCTGGCTGGCCAGGGTCCGCGCCACCGAGGTCGAGACGCCGGAACAGGACGCCGCCGAGCGAGCGCGGTTGGAGGAGGAAGTGGCGCCGTGGCGCGACAAGTTCCCGGATGTGCCGGTCGAGATCGTGCTGACCCACGACAGCGCGGCCTCCGCGCTGGTCGGCCTCTCCTCGCGTGCGTGCCTGGTCATCGTCGGCAGCCACGGTCACGGTGTGCTCGCCGGAGCACTCCTCGGCTCGGCCGGCCTGCAACTGCTGCACCACGCGAGTTGCCCCGTCTACGTCGTCCGGCACGGTAGCCGCAGGATCGGCGGAACCCCGCGGCCCCGGGTGTAG
- a CDS encoding zinc-dependent alcohol dehydrogenase family protein has translation MKALVYGGPGSRSWTEIADPGIQDPRDAIIRVDAVTICGTDLHILGGDVPEVAAGRVLGHEAVGTVVETGDGVAGLVKGDRVLASCISACGICRYCREGVYGQCRGGGGWILGHLVDGVQSEYARIPFADLSTYKLPEQVGDESAVLLADILPTSYEVGVLNGRVRPGDTVVIVGAGPIGLAAVVTARLFSPAHIVVIDKAESRLQAAKMFGADTTVLAGTDDPLAAVQALTGGLGADVVMEAVGTPQTFELCTTLVRPGGRVANIGVHGKPAVLHLEDLWIRDVTITTGLVDTYSTPKLLDMLVAGQLDLGNMVTHRFALDEFAEAYDVFADPARTGALKVVLSR, from the coding sequence ATGAAGGCACTCGTGTACGGCGGGCCCGGATCGCGTTCGTGGACGGAGATTGCGGACCCGGGGATCCAGGACCCCAGGGACGCGATCATCCGGGTGGACGCCGTCACCATCTGCGGCACCGACCTGCACATCCTCGGCGGCGACGTGCCCGAGGTCGCCGCCGGCCGTGTGCTCGGCCACGAGGCCGTCGGCACGGTCGTCGAGACCGGCGACGGCGTCGCCGGGCTGGTCAAGGGCGACCGGGTGCTCGCCTCGTGCATCTCCGCGTGCGGGATCTGCCGGTACTGCCGCGAGGGCGTCTACGGCCAGTGCCGCGGCGGAGGCGGCTGGATCCTCGGCCACCTCGTCGACGGGGTGCAGTCCGAGTACGCCCGGATACCGTTCGCCGACCTGTCCACGTACAAGCTGCCGGAGCAGGTCGGCGACGAGTCGGCCGTGCTGCTCGCCGACATCCTGCCGACCTCCTACGAGGTCGGTGTGCTCAACGGCCGGGTGCGTCCCGGCGACACCGTCGTGATCGTCGGGGCCGGCCCGATCGGGCTCGCCGCCGTGGTCACCGCGCGCCTCTTCTCCCCCGCACACATCGTCGTGATCGACAAGGCCGAGAGCCGCCTGCAGGCGGCCAAGATGTTCGGCGCGGACACCACCGTCCTGGCCGGCACCGACGACCCGCTCGCCGCGGTGCAGGCCCTGACCGGCGGCCTCGGCGCCGACGTGGTGATGGAGGCGGTCGGCACCCCGCAGACCTTCGAGCTGTGCACCACCCTGGTCCGGCCCGGCGGACGCGTCGCCAACATCGGCGTGCACGGCAAACCGGCCGTCCTGCACCTGGAAGACCTCTGGATCCGCGACGTCACCATCACCACCGGCCTGGTGGACACGTACTCCACGCCGAAGCTGCTCGACATGCTCGTCGCCGGACAGCTCGACCTCGGCAACATGGTCACCCACCGGTTCGCCCTCGACGAGTTCGCCGAGGCGTACGACGTCTTCGCCGACCCGGCGCGCACCGGCGCGCTGAAGGTCGTGCTCTCGCGATGA
- a CDS encoding WS/DGAT/MGAT family O-acyltransferase: protein MEYLSPLDASFLDVEDEDPHASLAIASIAVLDGPAPSQAEFAEAIRARLPLVPRYRQKVRRVPFNLGRPVWADDPDFDLDFHLRRTALVAPGDDAALQRLVGRIMAQRLDRERPLWEDWLIEGLPGGRWAVLSKVHHCMIDGVSGNELYRLICDTGPKPRRPVADNWRPRPVGGDLDLALDACGRLLRIPFEQTRLLALAARRPGEAVVRLRETARGLAALAQGLLRAKPTSVSGPLGLARRYAVARMPLADITLVADAHQVTVNDVYLAAVAGAFRRLLLSRGEEPDPGAIRTLIPVSMRANDERHLLDNRLASMLLQLPVEIEAPAERLRAVHRRVAELRADHEVEAGAALISLAEQEPFAAVSFLIRTALRLPQRALATVTTNVPGPSVRLYILGCPVREILPYVPIAERMRIGVSVLTYAGQAAFGITADFAAVPEADEFAAAVVDEVAKLRPTASPRMRAAPRAPRRRATARIAEPA, encoded by the coding sequence GTGGAGTATCTCAGTCCCCTGGACGCGTCCTTTCTTGATGTGGAGGACGAGGATCCGCACGCCTCGCTGGCCATCGCCTCGATCGCCGTGCTCGACGGCCCCGCGCCGAGCCAGGCCGAGTTCGCCGAGGCGATCCGGGCCCGCCTGCCGCTGGTGCCGCGCTACCGGCAGAAGGTACGCCGGGTCCCGTTCAACCTCGGCCGGCCCGTCTGGGCCGACGACCCGGACTTCGACCTCGACTTCCACCTTCGGCGAACCGCCCTGGTGGCACCCGGCGACGATGCGGCGCTGCAACGCCTCGTCGGCCGGATCATGGCGCAGCGCCTCGACCGTGAGCGCCCCCTGTGGGAGGACTGGCTGATCGAGGGCCTGCCCGGCGGGCGCTGGGCGGTCCTGTCCAAGGTGCACCATTGCATGATCGACGGTGTCTCCGGCAACGAGCTGTACCGCCTGATCTGCGACACCGGCCCGAAACCGCGCCGTCCGGTCGCCGACAACTGGCGACCGCGTCCGGTCGGTGGCGACCTCGATCTGGCCCTCGACGCCTGCGGTCGACTTCTCCGGATTCCCTTCGAACAGACCCGGCTGCTCGCTCTGGCCGCGCGCCGGCCAGGCGAAGCCGTGGTGCGGCTGCGTGAGACGGCCCGAGGTCTTGCCGCACTGGCGCAGGGCCTCCTGCGGGCCAAGCCGACCTCGGTGTCCGGGCCGCTGGGCCTGGCCCGGCGTTACGCGGTGGCCCGCATGCCGCTGGCCGACATCACACTTGTCGCCGACGCCCACCAGGTGACCGTCAACGACGTCTACCTGGCCGCCGTCGCCGGTGCCTTCCGCCGCCTGCTGCTGTCCCGAGGCGAGGAACCGGACCCGGGCGCGATCCGAACGCTCATCCCGGTGAGCATGCGCGCCAACGACGAGCGACACCTGCTCGACAACCGGCTGGCGTCGATGCTCCTTCAACTCCCGGTCGAGATCGAGGCGCCGGCGGAGCGGCTGCGTGCGGTGCACCGTCGAGTCGCCGAACTGCGCGCCGACCACGAGGTGGAGGCCGGCGCCGCGCTGATCTCGCTGGCAGAGCAGGAACCGTTCGCGGCGGTGTCGTTCCTGATCCGCACCGCGCTGCGCCTACCGCAGCGAGCTCTCGCCACGGTGACCACCAACGTGCCCGGTCCCTCGGTGCGGCTCTACATCCTGGGCTGCCCGGTCCGCGAGATCCTGCCGTACGTCCCGATCGCCGAGCGAATGCGGATCGGCGTCTCCGTGCTCACGTATGCGGGCCAGGCTGCCTTCGGGATCACCGCCGACTTCGCCGCGGTTCCCGAGGCGGACGAATTCGCCGCGGCCGTCGTTGACGAGGTGGCGAAGCTACGCCCGACGGCCTCGCCGCGGATGAGGGCAGCGCCGAGGGCGCCGCGACGCCGTGCGACGGCCCGGATAGCGGAGCCTGCCTGA
- a CDS encoding Acg family FMN-binding oxidoreductase — protein sequence MTTVDSGVLTRCVEAATLAPSLHNSQPWRFRITGRAVEVYADPSRRLDALDASGRELLLSVGAALFTLRLALRAQGWTPEHVLFPEPGTPNLVARVEPAREATPSETVTALAAAIPRRHTNRWPFAAAVVPADAIEELTRAAGDEGATLTIAGAVSRDAILGLGQAAERRLRADGGYRAELGRWTRPARGRHDGVPPTAVGPWDALERLPLRDFGLMHAQPWRTSERFEAHPTIAVLATHGDGPPQWVLAGQALQHVLLVATRLGLATTPISQPVEIPEIRELLTKTATGRWAQMIIRIGYGPPAATTPRRPLTETLRDESR from the coding sequence ATGACCACCGTCGACAGCGGCGTTCTCACCCGATGCGTCGAGGCGGCGACGCTGGCACCCTCGCTGCACAACAGCCAGCCGTGGCGCTTCCGGATCACCGGCCGGGCGGTCGAGGTGTACGCCGACCCCAGCCGCCGTCTCGACGCGCTCGACGCCTCCGGCCGCGAACTCCTGCTCAGCGTCGGTGCGGCCCTGTTCACGCTGCGGCTGGCACTACGCGCGCAGGGCTGGACGCCGGAGCACGTCCTCTTCCCGGAGCCGGGTACGCCTAACCTGGTGGCCCGGGTGGAGCCGGCGCGGGAGGCCACACCGTCCGAGACCGTGACGGCGCTGGCCGCCGCGATCCCGCGACGACACACCAACCGGTGGCCGTTCGCCGCCGCCGTGGTCCCCGCCGATGCCATCGAGGAACTGACCCGGGCCGCCGGCGACGAGGGCGCGACACTCACCATCGCCGGCGCGGTCAGCCGCGACGCGATCCTCGGGCTCGGACAGGCGGCCGAACGACGGCTCCGCGCAGACGGCGGCTACCGCGCCGAACTGGGCCGGTGGACCCGGCCGGCGCGCGGCCGGCACGACGGCGTGCCACCGACCGCGGTCGGACCCTGGGACGCGCTGGAACGGCTACCGCTGCGCGACTTCGGGCTGATGCACGCCCAACCCTGGCGCACGAGCGAACGGTTCGAGGCACACCCGACCATCGCCGTCCTCGCGACCCACGGCGACGGCCCGCCGCAATGGGTCCTCGCCGGCCAGGCACTGCAACACGTCCTTCTCGTCGCCACCCGCCTGGGTCTGGCCACCACACCCATCAGCCAGCCCGTGGAGATCCCCGAGATCCGGGAACTCCTGACGAAGACGGCCACCGGCCGATGGGCACAGATGATCATACGGATCGGCTACGGTCCACCCGCCGCGACGACACCACGCAGGCCGCTCACCGAAACCCTGCGGGACGAGAGTCGATGA
- a CDS encoding CBS domain-containing protein translates to MAEVADQMLRNDVRSMPVVDDDERLVGIISRRDILRAMVRGDDVLAAEVQHRLDEYADGRSRWTATVEDGVATVTGEFDDETERTVVTVMARTVPGIAAARIGEMTSS, encoded by the coding sequence GTGGCCGAGGTCGCCGACCAGATGCTGCGGAACGACGTGCGCAGCATGCCCGTCGTGGACGACGACGAACGGCTGGTCGGGATCATCAGCCGCCGGGACATCCTGCGCGCGATGGTGCGCGGCGACGACGTTCTGGCCGCGGAGGTGCAGCACCGACTCGACGAGTACGCCGACGGGCGGTCCCGCTGGACGGCCACCGTCGAGGACGGCGTCGCCACGGTGACCGGGGAGTTCGACGACGAGACCGAGCGCACGGTCGTCACGGTGATGGCACGGACCGTGCCGGGAATCGCCGCAGCCCGCATCGGCGAGATGACATCGTCCTGA
- a CDS encoding Crp/Fnr family transcriptional regulator has protein sequence MPSLSVFDLLTLHDFVAGLPADRVQRLAAAGRPVFRGTGHRLFHQDAPADRFWLVQSGTVAVDFHVPGRGHIVVEPAGAGTVVGWSWARPPYRWRFGAVVAEDVRAVEMDAVRVRAMIAEDAELGRELTARLLDTVSDRLQAARHRLVELYAYPGATP, from the coding sequence ATGCCGTCGTTGAGCGTGTTCGATCTGCTCACCCTGCACGACTTCGTCGCCGGCCTGCCCGCCGACCGGGTGCAACGGCTGGCGGCGGCCGGCCGGCCGGTCTTCCGCGGCACCGGCCACCGGCTGTTCCACCAGGACGCCCCGGCGGACCGGTTCTGGCTGGTGCAATCCGGGACTGTCGCCGTCGACTTCCACGTCCCCGGACGAGGACACATCGTCGTCGAACCCGCCGGCGCCGGCACGGTCGTCGGCTGGTCCTGGGCGCGGCCACCGTACCGTTGGCGATTCGGCGCCGTCGTCGCCGAAGACGTCCGCGCGGTCGAGATGGACGCCGTCCGGGTCCGGGCGATGATCGCCGAAGACGCCGAGCTGGGCCGGGAGCTCACCGCCCGGCTCCTCGACACGGTGTCCGACCGGCTACAGGCCGCCCGGCACCGCCTCGTCGAGCTGTACGCCTACCCGGGCGCCACGCCATGA
- a CDS encoding alpha/beta fold hydrolase, with protein sequence MTTGTARHGDIQIAYEVEGTGGGEPLLLIMGLGLPMSFWPDAFRRLLVDRGFQVARFDNRDVGASSHLTGLGRPSPLAFAARRWSGYRLTDMADDAVAVLDALGWASAHVVGVSLGGMIAQTLAGRRPDRVRTLTSISSTPAAHVGRPHPRVLPALLTAPARTREAAARRLLHIFRVIGSPGYALDENAIREAAERGFDVAHDPDGVLRQLAAIVSAPDRRTLLRRLRLPALVVHGDADPLVRLSGGLATARAIPGAKLVVFPGMGHDLPAALLPAVADEITALARQRASAPWSRITRDQRPADEEPNPR encoded by the coding sequence ATGACCACCGGAACGGCGCGGCACGGCGACATCCAGATCGCGTACGAGGTGGAGGGCACCGGCGGCGGTGAGCCACTCCTACTGATCATGGGTCTCGGACTGCCGATGTCGTTCTGGCCCGATGCCTTCCGCCGCCTGCTCGTCGACCGCGGCTTCCAGGTCGCCCGGTTCGACAACCGCGACGTCGGCGCCTCCAGCCACCTGACCGGCCTGGGCAGGCCGTCGCCGCTGGCGTTCGCCGCGCGCCGCTGGTCCGGCTACCGCCTGACCGACATGGCCGACGACGCGGTCGCCGTGCTGGACGCGCTCGGCTGGGCGAGCGCCCACGTCGTCGGCGTCTCCCTCGGTGGGATGATCGCGCAGACTCTGGCCGGACGCCGCCCCGACCGGGTACGCACGCTGACGTCCATCTCGTCCACCCCCGCGGCGCACGTCGGCCGCCCGCACCCCCGGGTCCTGCCCGCTCTGCTGACCGCGCCGGCACGCACCCGCGAGGCGGCCGCACGCCGACTGCTGCACATCTTCCGGGTGATCGGCTCTCCGGGGTACGCGCTCGACGAGAACGCGATCCGGGAGGCCGCCGAACGCGGCTTCGACGTGGCACACGACCCGGACGGCGTCCTGCGGCAGCTCGCCGCGATCGTGTCCGCGCCGGACCGGCGGACCCTGTTGCGCCGCCTGCGCCTGCCCGCGCTTGTCGTGCACGGCGACGCCGATCCGCTGGTACGCCTGTCCGGCGGGCTGGCGACCGCCCGCGCGATCCCCGGCGCGAAGCTGGTCGTCTTCCCCGGAATGGGCCACGACCTGCCGGCCGCACTGCTGCCGGCCGTCGCCGACGAGATCACCGCGCTGGCCCGGCAGCGTGCGTCGGCGCCGTGGTCACGGATCACCCGTGACCAGCGCCCCGCCGACGAGGAACCGAACCCGCGATAG
- a CDS encoding flavodoxin family protein, with protein sequence MKALIVYESMFGNTEKIARAVADGLGDAFDVVVADVGGRPALADVDLLVAGAPTHAFGMSRPGTRADAARQDGARPGAAAVGLREYLDDAPMLPGIAAAAFDTKIDKPFLPGSAARRAHRRMRRLGCRMMLAPESFRVSGTPGPLAAGELERARRWAGSLASAVAERHGV encoded by the coding sequence ATGAAGGCTTTGATCGTCTACGAATCCATGTTCGGCAACACCGAGAAGATCGCGCGTGCCGTCGCCGACGGGCTCGGCGACGCGTTCGACGTCGTTGTCGCGGACGTGGGCGGCAGGCCGGCCCTGGCGGACGTGGACCTCCTCGTTGCCGGCGCGCCGACACACGCATTCGGAATGAGCCGGCCCGGTACCCGCGCGGACGCCGCCCGCCAGGACGGTGCGCGGCCCGGGGCCGCCGCCGTCGGCCTCAGGGAGTATCTGGACGACGCGCCGATGCTCCCGGGGATCGCCGCGGCGGCCTTCGACACGAAGATCGACAAGCCGTTCCTACCCGGCTCCGCGGCCCGCCGGGCGCACCGCCGGATGCGCCGGCTCGGCTGCCGGATGATGCTGGCCCCGGAGAGCTTCCGGGTCAGCGGCACCCCCGGCCCGCTCGCCGCCGGCGAGCTGGAACGAGCCCGGCGCTGGGCCGGCTCTCTGGCTTCCGCCGTCGCGGAGCGACACGGGGTCTGA